Proteins from one Mycobacterium sp. EPa45 genomic window:
- a CDS encoding 1-acyl-sn-glycerol-3-phosphate acyltransferase: MGVLRPFLKLYHRSEVRGLESFPAGGALVVSNHSGGLFPMDVPVFALGFYEHFGYDRPVYTLSHDLVLTGPTADFFIKNGFIRANHENADEALRSGGVVVVFPGGDYDVYRPTFAENKIDFDGRTGYVRAAINAGVPIVPTVAIGGQESQIYLSRGTGLAKLLRLDKLLRAKILPISFGFPFGLSAVVPLNVPLPTKIVMKVLEPIDITEQFGEDPDIHAVDAHVRGVMQRALDELAAERRLPVIG, translated from the coding sequence ATGGGGGTGCTGCGCCCGTTCCTCAAGCTCTATCACCGCAGCGAGGTCCGCGGGCTGGAGTCCTTCCCGGCGGGCGGCGCCCTGGTGGTGTCCAACCATTCCGGCGGCCTGTTCCCGATGGACGTTCCGGTGTTCGCGCTCGGCTTCTATGAGCACTTCGGCTATGACCGGCCGGTCTACACACTGAGCCACGACCTGGTGCTCACCGGCCCGACGGCCGACTTCTTCATCAAGAACGGGTTCATCCGCGCCAACCACGAGAACGCCGACGAGGCGCTGCGCTCCGGCGGCGTCGTGGTGGTGTTCCCCGGCGGCGACTACGACGTCTACCGGCCGACGTTCGCCGAGAACAAGATCGACTTCGACGGCCGCACCGGCTACGTGAGGGCCGCCATCAACGCCGGGGTACCGATCGTGCCGACGGTGGCCATCGGCGGCCAGGAAAGCCAGATCTACCTTTCCCGCGGCACCGGCCTGGCCAAGCTGCTGCGACTGGACAAGCTGCTGCGGGCGAAGATCCTGCCCATCTCGTTCGGCTTCCCGTTCGGCTTGAGCGCCGTCGTCCCGCTGAACGTGCCCCTGCCCACCAAGATCGTCATGAAGGTACTCGAACCGATCGACATCACCGAGCAGTTCGGCGAGGACCCCGACATCCACGCCGTCGACGCCCATGTGCGTGGCGTGATGCAACGCGCGCTGGACGAACTCGCCGCCGAACGCCGTCTGCCGGTGATCGGCTGA
- a CDS encoding crotonase/enoyl-CoA hydratase family protein, with protein MTENAVTEEPAVLTERRGRILIITINRPKAKNAVNAAVSNGLAAAMDELDDDPGLSVGIVTGAGGSFCAGMDLKAFARGENVVAEGRGLGFTERPPAKPLIAAVEGYALAGGTELALATDLIVAANDSAFGIPEVKRGLVAGGGGLLRLPQRIPYQIAMELALTGENLSAVRAHELGLVNALAEPGHALEAAIELAERITVNGPLAVAATKRIITESRGWSPEEQWKEQGKILMPVFASKDAQEGAIAFAEKRAPNWTGS; from the coding sequence GTGACTGAAAACGCCGTTACCGAAGAGCCCGCCGTCCTCACCGAGCGCCGCGGCCGGATTCTGATCATCACCATCAATCGGCCCAAGGCCAAGAACGCCGTGAACGCCGCGGTCAGCAATGGTCTGGCCGCCGCCATGGACGAGCTCGACGATGACCCGGGGCTGTCCGTCGGCATCGTCACCGGGGCCGGCGGCTCGTTCTGCGCGGGCATGGACCTCAAGGCATTCGCCCGCGGCGAGAACGTCGTGGCCGAGGGCCGCGGACTTGGCTTCACCGAACGCCCGCCGGCCAAGCCGTTGATCGCCGCGGTCGAGGGGTATGCCCTCGCCGGCGGCACCGAGCTGGCGCTGGCCACCGACCTGATCGTCGCGGCCAACGATTCGGCGTTCGGCATCCCCGAGGTCAAGCGCGGCCTTGTCGCCGGTGGCGGCGGGCTGCTGCGGTTGCCGCAGCGCATCCCGTACCAGATCGCGATGGAGCTGGCGTTGACCGGCGAGAACCTGTCCGCGGTGCGGGCCCACGAGCTGGGTCTGGTGAACGCGCTCGCCGAGCCGGGGCATGCGCTGGAGGCCGCGATCGAGCTGGCCGAGCGGATCACCGTCAACGGCCCGCTGGCCGTGGCCGCCACCAAGCGGATCATCACCGAGTCGCGCGGCTGGTCGCCCGAGGAACAGTGGAAGGAACAGGGCAAGATCCTGATGCCGGTCTTCGCATCGAAGGATGCCCAGGAGGGCGCCATCGCGTTCGCCGAGAAGCGCGCGCCGAACTGGACGGGCAGCTGA